The following are encoded together in the Pedobacter steynii genome:
- a CDS encoding sensor histidine kinase yields MKIITIILLLLFAEILHAQPYYFKHYQVENGLSHNSVFSSVQDDKGFMWFGTKDGLNRFDGYSFKTYRHDPADPTSLGNDKIYSLLSNKTAGLWVGTDLGLYKYNPEKETFSPVKETLQIGIRSIHIDNKGNLWLLANNKVYRYNPASKAFSTIPVKDSFEVGSIYCRSNGEILITSSDGKIAVYEPRSNSFITRYQMNKNSSVRIGWISVFTETKDNQLLLGSNNQGIKLFDLNTKVLKDVITLNKDQTHIFVRDIEARNDHEFWIGTESGLYIYNHQTGSISHLQKQYSNPYTLSDNAIYSVCRDSDGGMWMGTYFGGTNYYAAPSSIFTKYFPEQQKNSISGSDVREICKDKNGNFWIGTEDAGLNKLDPGTGRFTSFFPTGSKTTIAHSNIHGLVMDGDRLWIGTFEHGLDVMDINTGLVVKHYVPGKGNSLKSSFVLSLFKTKSGEILLATTVGLYKYNRKKDDFDAIPGMPFHFFNNIMEDSEGNIWAGTYDKGLFRFRLGDNRYINFMNKPEDKSSLSNNTINGIFEDSKKNIWVVTDGGLSLLDKKKLSFRSYHTSHGFPSNFLFRILEDHDHKLWISSTRGLIRFDPETKEVKTYTKADGLLTDQFNYNSSYKDTDGRMYFGSLKGMISFLPEQLNTTTKTAPLFLTGFQIDNAESPDPAAAKVLDKSVLYTKSITLKHNQSSFSIDFAGISYASPETTEYAYKMTGLYNSWVYLKTNRKVYFTKLVPGTYTFQAKAMISGSKAWSTDNIRLSITILPPFWKTSLAYALYSILFLGLITALILQYHKKTDLKNKRRMKLFQHQKEKEIYQAKIEFFTNVAHEIRTPLTLIKGPMEKIMKYSKEVPIIEKNLKTMNRNTDRLLNLTNQLLDFRKTEVQGYSLNFVKVNISELIEDVRIQFQDAAESKQLSFETELPAAPFFAYVDTEALYKIMSNLVDNAIKYGKSTVKVVLSLNLEEDKFSIQTINDGLKIAPEIKNKIFEPFFRSRETEMQRGTGIGLSISRSLAELHQGRLYLEESGPDYNVFVAVFPIHQAMEFNLDGKWKKR; encoded by the coding sequence TTGAAGATAATCACTATTATTCTTTTGCTGCTATTCGCAGAAATATTGCATGCACAACCCTACTATTTTAAACACTATCAGGTAGAAAACGGGCTGTCTCATAACAGCGTATTTTCCAGTGTTCAGGATGATAAAGGGTTCATGTGGTTTGGAACAAAAGATGGTCTGAACAGGTTTGATGGTTACTCCTTTAAAACGTATCGGCATGATCCTGCAGATCCGACAAGCCTGGGAAATGATAAGATTTATTCCCTGCTCAGCAATAAGACTGCAGGCCTTTGGGTAGGCACGGATCTCGGGCTTTACAAATACAACCCGGAAAAGGAAACCTTTAGTCCGGTAAAGGAGACGCTCCAGATTGGCATCCGCAGCATACATATCGATAACAAAGGCAACTTATGGCTCCTTGCCAATAACAAGGTGTATCGCTATAATCCAGCAAGCAAAGCATTTTCAACAATACCAGTGAAGGACTCATTTGAAGTGGGTTCAATTTACTGCCGGTCGAACGGAGAAATTTTAATCACCAGCTCCGATGGAAAAATTGCTGTATATGAGCCCCGGAGCAACTCTTTTATTACCCGTTATCAAATGAATAAAAATAGTTCGGTTCGCATTGGCTGGATTTCGGTATTCACAGAAACGAAAGACAATCAGCTGCTGCTTGGATCCAATAACCAGGGGATTAAACTATTTGACCTGAACACAAAAGTGCTAAAAGATGTGATCACCCTGAATAAGGACCAGACTCATATTTTTGTAAGAGACATAGAGGCCAGAAACGACCACGAATTCTGGATCGGCACGGAATCAGGGTTATACATCTATAATCATCAGACCGGAAGCATTTCTCATTTACAAAAACAATACAGCAATCCCTACACACTTTCCGACAATGCCATTTATTCGGTATGCAGGGACAGCGACGGAGGCATGTGGATGGGAACTTATTTTGGCGGGACCAACTATTACGCTGCCCCCTCTTCCATTTTCACCAAATATTTCCCGGAGCAACAAAAGAACTCCATTAGCGGAAGTGATGTCCGCGAAATTTGTAAGGATAAGAACGGTAACTTCTGGATTGGCACCGAAGACGCGGGCCTGAATAAACTGGATCCCGGAACCGGTCGCTTTACTTCCTTTTTTCCAACGGGAAGCAAGACCACGATTGCGCATTCCAATATTCACGGCCTGGTAATGGATGGCGACCGGTTATGGATCGGCACTTTTGAACATGGATTGGATGTGATGGACATCAACACCGGCCTTGTGGTTAAACATTATGTACCTGGAAAGGGGAACTCACTGAAATCCAGTTTCGTATTAAGTCTCTTCAAAACCAAAAGCGGAGAAATATTGCTTGCGACAACGGTAGGCCTCTATAAGTATAACCGCAAAAAAGATGATTTTGATGCCATACCGGGCATGCCTTTTCACTTCTTCAACAATATCATGGAGGATAGTGAAGGGAACATATGGGCTGGAACCTATGATAAAGGGCTTTTTCGCTTCAGGCTGGGAGACAACCGGTACATCAACTTCATGAATAAACCGGAAGATAAAAGCAGCCTGAGCAACAATACCATCAACGGGATTTTTGAGGATAGCAAAAAGAACATCTGGGTGGTTACTGATGGTGGCTTATCCTTACTGGACAAGAAAAAACTAAGCTTCAGATCTTACCATACCAGTCATGGATTCCCAAGCAATTTCCTCTTTAGAATTCTGGAAGATCATGACCATAAATTATGGATCAGCAGTACCCGCGGACTGATTCGGTTTGATCCTGAGACAAAAGAAGTAAAGACCTATACCAAAGCTGATGGTTTACTTACCGATCAGTTTAACTACAACTCTTCCTATAAAGATACCGATGGCAGAATGTACTTCGGCAGTCTGAAAGGAATGATTAGTTTCTTACCGGAACAGCTCAACACCACTACTAAAACAGCCCCCCTATTTCTAACCGGCTTCCAGATCGACAATGCCGAAAGTCCGGATCCTGCAGCAGCGAAAGTGTTGGACAAGTCGGTGCTTTATACAAAGAGCATTACCCTGAAACACAACCAGTCGTCCTTTAGTATAGACTTTGCAGGAATAAGTTACGCTTCGCCCGAGACAACAGAATATGCCTATAAGATGACAGGTCTGTACAACAGCTGGGTATATTTAAAGACCAATAGAAAGGTGTATTTTACAAAATTAGTACCCGGAACTTATACCTTTCAGGCAAAGGCGATGATTAGCGGAAGTAAGGCCTGGAGTACAGATAATATTCGGCTAAGCATCACCATTCTGCCTCCTTTCTGGAAAACCTCATTAGCCTATGCGCTTTATTCCATTCTTTTCCTGGGATTGATTACCGCGCTGATCTTACAGTATCATAAAAAAACAGACCTCAAAAATAAGAGAAGGATGAAGCTCTTTCAGCATCAAAAAGAGAAAGAGATCTATCAGGCCAAGATTGAGTTTTTTACCAATGTAGCACATGAGATTCGCACGCCGCTCACCCTGATCAAAGGGCCGATGGAAAAGATCATGAAGTATTCAAAAGAGGTACCCATTATTGAGAAGAATCTGAAAACGATGAACCGAAACACAGATCGCTTGCTGAACCTCACCAATCAATTACTGGACTTCAGAAAAACAGAGGTTCAGGGGTATTCTTTAAACTTTGTCAAAGTCAACATCTCTGAACTTATTGAGGATGTCAGAATACAATTTCAGGATGCTGCAGAGAGCAAACAGCTTAGTTTTGAAACCGAGCTTCCTGCAGCTCCGTTTTTTGCCTATGTAGACACCGAGGCATTGTATAAGATTATGAGTAATTTGGTGGACAACGCGATTAAGTATGGCAAATCAACAGTAAAAGTGGTATTGAGCTTAAATCTGGAAGAAGATAAGTTTAGCATACAGACCATAAATGATGGACTTAAGATTGCACCGGAAATAAAAAACAAAATTTTTGAACCTTTCTTCAGATCCAGAGAAACCGAAATGCAACGGGGTACCGGTATTGGATTATCCATATCAAGATCACTGGCAGAACTGCATCAGGGTCGTTTATATCTCGAAGAAAGCGGTCCGGACTATAATGTATTTGTGGCGGTGTTCCCGATTCACCAGGCAATGGAATTTAACTTAGACGGAAAATGGAAAAAGAGATAA
- a CDS encoding response regulator, which translates to MEKEITILLVDDNEEILEFIADDLSEKFQILTATNGLEALSILENEMVHLIISDVMMPEMDGFEFCMKVKSSIEFSHIPLILLTAKDTLDSKIQGLELGADVYVEKPFSPEFLQVQISSLIANRNKIKAYFSSSPLLHLKGIAHSKADEQFLEKIQCIIDKDISNPNLDVDHLASHMNMSRPTLYRKIKSISNLSPNELINISRLKRGAELLQQGALKIYEISDLIGYSSQTHFGRVFSKQFGMSPTEYANHKS; encoded by the coding sequence ATGGAAAAAGAGATAACGATTCTGCTCGTAGACGACAACGAAGAAATTTTAGAATTTATCGCAGATGACCTGAGTGAAAAATTTCAGATCCTGACGGCAACGAATGGCCTGGAGGCGCTTTCAATTTTGGAGAACGAAATGGTCCATTTAATCATCAGTGATGTGATGATGCCTGAAATGGATGGTTTTGAATTTTGTATGAAAGTGAAGTCGAGCATTGAATTCAGTCATATTCCCTTAATTCTTCTGACAGCCAAGGACACCCTGGACTCTAAAATACAGGGTCTGGAACTGGGAGCAGATGTATATGTAGAAAAACCATTTTCACCGGAGTTCCTGCAGGTACAAATTAGTAGCCTGATTGCGAACAGAAATAAGATTAAGGCCTATTTTTCCAGTTCGCCGCTACTGCACCTGAAAGGAATTGCCCATTCTAAAGCAGATGAGCAATTCCTGGAGAAAATACAATGCATCATTGATAAAGACATCAGCAACCCCAATCTGGATGTAGATCATCTGGCCAGTCACATGAACATGAGCAGACCTACCCTATACAGAAAGATCAAATCCATTTCAAATCTAAGCCCCAATGAGCTGATCAATATTTCCCGTTTAAAAAGAGGTGCAGAACTCTTGCAGCAAGGTGCTTTAAAAATCTATGAGATTTCCGATCTGATTGGATATAGCTCTCAAACTCATTTTGGAAGAGTCTTCTCCAAACAATTCGGAATGTCTCCTACGGAATATGCCAATCACAAATCATAG
- a CDS encoding glycoside hydrolase family 78 protein yields MKNYYIGIVLLCMGFHLSAVAQQLSVSVLRTEYRKNPMGIDAAEPRLSWKIVSSKRNVMQSAYQIRVGTDSVGLSAGKALVWDSGDQKTEASVFVRYGGSPLKSDTRYYWQVRIKDNQGNRSGWSDVNSWHTGLFSPAEWSAQWISTSLADTLEGPSPVFRKVFATEGKVKSAVLYITAHGLYEAQLNGKRIGNDQLAPGWTSYHKRLLYQSYEVTNLLKDGQNAIGFTLGDGWYRGYLGFDRKRGYYGKRLSALAQLVIEYANGTKKTINSDGSWKYTEGPILFSDLYNGEIYDARLEKKDWATVNYNDASWKKAVVMKADKEILESSISPLAQKHEQFSVVKLIKTPKGETVLDFGQNLVGWVSFKLSAKAGSYIQLEHGEVLDKAGNFYDANLRHAKQHVKYIFKGGGLESYEPHFTYQGFRYVKITGDIAKVEPSSFKAVAVYSNMDPTGTFHTSNPLLNQLQHNIEWGQKGNFMDVPTDCPQRDERLGWTGDAQVFFRTAAFNMDVAGFFTKWMKDVASDQLKNGSVPFVVPNVLGENEAGSTGWGDVATIIPWNMYVAYGDKEILATQYPSMKGWVDFMTSKSKDDLWNTGFHFGDWLFYRPNDDNDGRSAITDKYLIAQAFYAHSTQLLINTARVLGKKADEDHYTALLDRIKKAFLKEYITPNGRMVSGSQTAYVLALNFDMLPENLRPQAVDFLVRNIESYGNHLTTGFLGTPYLCHVLSRFGRTDIAYRLLLQETYPSWLYPVKMGATTIWERWDGIKQDGSFQTTDMNSFNHYAYGAIGDWMYRVMAGLDTDESAPGYKKVRIAPRPGGNITHAAAELETLYGLTVSDWKIENGIFKLKVVIPANATAEISLPAAADTRVTESGTELNAVKRIGKISTQGKDVGFSIGSGTYQFEYPMK; encoded by the coding sequence ATGAAAAACTACTATATAGGAATCGTATTACTTTGTATGGGATTTCATTTATCTGCTGTTGCGCAGCAATTAAGTGTGAGCGTTTTAAGAACGGAATATCGTAAAAACCCAATGGGAATCGATGCTGCTGAACCACGGTTAAGCTGGAAGATCGTTTCCTCAAAGCGTAATGTCATGCAAAGTGCTTATCAGATACGGGTAGGTACAGATTCTGTGGGTTTATCAGCAGGGAAAGCATTGGTATGGGACAGTGGGGATCAGAAAACCGAGGCTTCTGTTTTTGTGCGCTACGGAGGTTCCCCTTTAAAATCGGATACACGTTATTACTGGCAGGTAAGGATAAAAGACAATCAAGGCAATAGATCAGGCTGGAGTGACGTCAATTCATGGCATACCGGTTTGTTTAGTCCTGCTGAATGGTCAGCTCAATGGATCAGTACTTCTTTGGCAGATACACTTGAAGGGCCAAGCCCTGTTTTCAGGAAGGTCTTTGCTACTGAAGGAAAGGTGAAATCTGCGGTACTTTACATCACCGCACATGGTTTATACGAAGCTCAGTTGAATGGAAAACGCATTGGAAATGATCAGCTGGCACCGGGATGGACAAGTTATCATAAACGATTACTTTACCAGAGTTATGAAGTGACTAATTTGCTGAAAGATGGCCAAAATGCTATCGGCTTTACACTGGGCGATGGATGGTATCGTGGTTACCTTGGTTTTGATCGTAAACGCGGCTATTATGGCAAACGGTTAAGCGCTCTGGCACAACTGGTGATTGAATATGCCAATGGTACAAAGAAAACCATCAATAGTGATGGCAGCTGGAAATACACTGAAGGGCCTATTCTTTTTTCAGACCTGTACAATGGAGAAATCTACGATGCAAGGTTGGAGAAAAAGGATTGGGCTACCGTAAATTATAACGATGCAAGCTGGAAGAAAGCAGTGGTGATGAAGGCAGATAAAGAAATATTGGAAAGCAGCATTAGCCCGCTTGCACAAAAACACGAACAGTTTAGCGTGGTTAAGCTCATCAAAACGCCAAAAGGAGAGACTGTTCTTGACTTTGGACAAAACCTGGTGGGCTGGGTATCTTTTAAACTCAGTGCTAAAGCAGGATCTTATATTCAGCTGGAGCATGGAGAAGTACTGGATAAGGCAGGCAATTTTTATGATGCCAATCTCCGGCATGCCAAACAGCATGTGAAATACATTTTTAAAGGAGGCGGTCTGGAAAGCTATGAACCTCATTTTACCTATCAGGGATTTCGTTATGTAAAGATAACAGGAGATATAGCTAAGGTAGAACCCTCGTCTTTTAAAGCGGTGGCTGTTTATTCGAATATGGATCCGACAGGCACCTTTCATACCTCAAATCCGCTGTTAAATCAGTTACAACACAACATCGAGTGGGGGCAGAAAGGTAATTTCATGGACGTGCCTACGGATTGCCCGCAGCGTGACGAGCGTTTAGGCTGGACAGGAGATGCACAGGTATTCTTCCGCACGGCGGCATTTAATATGGACGTAGCTGGTTTCTTTACAAAATGGATGAAAGATGTGGCTTCAGATCAGCTGAAGAATGGAAGTGTACCCTTTGTGGTACCCAATGTGTTGGGAGAAAATGAAGCCGGTTCAACAGGTTGGGGAGATGTAGCCACCATTATACCATGGAACATGTATGTCGCTTATGGTGATAAAGAAATACTGGCTACCCAGTATCCAAGTATGAAGGGCTGGGTTGATTTTATGACCAGTAAAAGCAAAGATGATCTTTGGAATACGGGTTTTCATTTTGGGGACTGGTTGTTTTATCGCCCGAATGATGATAATGACGGTCGTTCGGCAATAACTGATAAATACCTGATCGCACAGGCGTTTTATGCACATTCTACTCAGCTGCTGATTAATACGGCCAGAGTTTTAGGAAAGAAAGCAGATGAGGATCATTATACTGCTTTACTGGATCGCATTAAAAAAGCATTCCTTAAAGAATATATTACGCCCAATGGCCGAATGGTTTCAGGATCTCAGACCGCTTATGTCCTGGCCCTGAACTTTGACATGCTTCCGGAAAATTTAAGACCACAAGCGGTAGACTTTCTGGTCAGGAATATCGAGAGCTATGGCAACCACTTAACAACAGGGTTTTTAGGTACTCCCTATCTTTGTCATGTGCTGAGCCGCTTTGGTCGTACAGATATCGCTTACCGGTTGTTGCTGCAGGAAACTTATCCCTCTTGGTTGTATCCGGTAAAAATGGGGGCAACTACCATTTGGGAACGCTGGGATGGGATTAAACAGGATGGCAGCTTTCAAACTACCGATATGAATTCCTTTAATCATTATGCTTATGGTGCAATCGGGGACTGGATGTACCGGGTAATGGCAGGTCTGGATACGGATGAGTCGGCACCTGGATATAAAAAAGTAAGGATTGCGCCCAGACCAGGCGGAAATATTACGCATGCGGCTGCAGAGCTGGAAACTTTGTATGGCTTAACGGTTAGTGACTGGAAAATTGAAAACGGAATTTTTAAGTTGAAAGTGGTGATTCCTGCAAATGCTACTGCAGAGATCAGCTTGCCCGCTGCTGCCGATACCCGGGTTACTGAGAGTGGAACGGAACTAAACGCGGTTAAAAGGATTGGCAAGATCTCAACTCAGGGTAAAGATGTTGGATTTAGTATCGGTTCAGGAACCTATCAGTTTGAGTACCCTATGAAATGA
- a CDS encoding GH92 family glycosyl hydrolase — protein MKLKFIVYFICLQTWIKVSAQQTDLVKYVNTLQGTNSKHELTRGNTYPTTALPFAMHTWTPQTGRNGDGWKYQYFKDKIRGFQQAHQCSSWSRDYAVFSLMPMTDRLVVNENDREAKFSHNDEIAKPNYYKVRFENQISTEISPVERGAHLRFSYPAGKKSFLVLDGYTGISGVKIYPKENKITGFVNNGEGFKEGFRSFFVIRFDQPFKAYGTWENRKNIINAEETAAEGPGIGAYLQFKDGVKVQVKTASSYISMEQAELNLSRELGADKTLEVTQAKAAEVWNKSLSKVIVEGGTEADKATFYSCFFRASIFSRKFYELDGKGQPYYFSPYDGKVHQGYMFTDTGFWDTFRAQFPLNTLMHPEMHGRYMQALIDAYKQCGWLPSWSFPSEAGSMIGNHAISLLADAWAKGIRTFDPEEALAAYLHEASNKGPWGPANGRDGWKEYFELGYVPYPKYREATAKTLEYAYDDYCAWALAKMTGNDFYARIFERQMYNYKNVYDPSTKFMRGKNAEGQWTPKFDPFEWGGPYTEGNAWHYHWSVFQDIKGLVNLMEGPQNFTAKLDSVFSQPNTVNVGTYGGMIHEMTEMVMADMGQYAHGNQPIQHMVYLYNYAGQPWKSQFHARKVMSRLYDATENGYPGDEDQGQTSSWYVLSALGFYSVTPGTDQYVIGSPMFKKTTINLENGKQFIIEAPANSPKNVYIKSATLNGKSYTANFIRHGDILKGGVLKLEMSDQPELTRGIAEADQPFSLSSKDIGK, from the coding sequence ATGAAACTCAAATTTATCGTCTATTTTATTTGTCTGCAGACCTGGATAAAGGTTTCCGCACAGCAGACAGACCTTGTAAAATATGTAAATACCCTGCAGGGAACCAATTCAAAACATGAACTCACCAGGGGAAATACCTATCCTACCACGGCCCTGCCTTTTGCCATGCATACCTGGACACCTCAGACGGGAAGAAATGGAGATGGTTGGAAGTACCAATATTTTAAAGATAAAATAAGGGGGTTTCAACAGGCACATCAATGCAGTTCCTGGTCCAGGGATTATGCTGTGTTTTCTTTAATGCCAATGACAGACCGCCTGGTAGTTAATGAAAATGACCGGGAAGCGAAGTTCAGTCACAACGACGAAATTGCTAAGCCCAATTACTACAAAGTCCGGTTTGAAAATCAGATCAGTACCGAAATCTCCCCTGTTGAACGGGGCGCTCATTTGAGGTTTAGCTATCCGGCGGGTAAGAAAAGCTTTTTAGTTTTGGATGGCTATACCGGTATCAGTGGGGTTAAAATTTATCCAAAGGAAAACAAGATTACGGGTTTTGTAAACAATGGAGAGGGCTTCAAAGAAGGTTTCAGGAGTTTCTTTGTGATCCGCTTTGATCAGCCATTTAAAGCTTATGGAACATGGGAAAACAGGAAAAACATCATTAATGCAGAGGAGACAGCAGCAGAAGGGCCGGGCATAGGTGCTTATCTTCAGTTTAAGGATGGCGTAAAGGTGCAGGTTAAAACGGCCTCTTCTTATATCAGCATGGAACAGGCCGAATTGAACCTGAGCAGAGAGCTGGGCGCCGATAAAACGCTGGAAGTTACCCAGGCTAAAGCTGCTGAGGTATGGAATAAGTCATTATCGAAAGTTATTGTTGAAGGCGGAACTGAGGCTGATAAAGCAACCTTCTATTCCTGTTTCTTTAGGGCCAGTATTTTTTCAAGGAAGTTTTACGAACTGGATGGGAAGGGACAGCCTTATTATTTTAGTCCCTATGATGGAAAAGTGCATCAGGGCTATATGTTTACAGATACTGGTTTCTGGGATACTTTTCGTGCTCAGTTTCCGCTAAATACCCTCATGCATCCGGAGATGCATGGGCGCTATATGCAGGCATTAATCGATGCTTATAAACAATGTGGCTGGCTGCCTTCCTGGTCCTTTCCAAGTGAAGCGGGCAGTATGATTGGTAACCATGCGATCTCTTTGCTTGCCGATGCCTGGGCAAAAGGAATCAGGACATTTGATCCTGAAGAAGCTTTGGCTGCTTATTTACATGAAGCCAGCAACAAGGGACCCTGGGGGCCTGCAAATGGTAGAGATGGCTGGAAGGAATATTTTGAGCTGGGCTACGTACCCTATCCTAAATACAGAGAGGCCACGGCAAAGACGTTGGAATATGCTTACGATGATTATTGTGCCTGGGCCCTGGCTAAAATGACCGGAAACGATTTTTATGCCCGTATTTTCGAAAGGCAGATGTACAACTATAAAAATGTATATGATCCCTCCACAAAATTTATGAGAGGCAAGAATGCGGAAGGACAATGGACACCAAAATTTGATCCTTTTGAATGGGGAGGGCCTTATACGGAAGGAAATGCCTGGCACTACCACTGGTCGGTATTTCAGGACATCAAAGGCCTGGTCAATTTAATGGAAGGCCCGCAAAATTTCACCGCCAAACTGGATTCTGTATTCAGCCAGCCTAATACCGTAAATGTGGGTACCTATGGCGGAATGATTCACGAGATGACAGAAATGGTGATGGCAGACATGGGGCAATATGCGCATGGGAACCAACCCATTCAGCATATGGTTTATCTCTATAATTATGCCGGTCAACCCTGGAAATCTCAATTTCATGCGAGGAAGGTCATGAGCAGGCTTTACGACGCTACAGAAAATGGTTATCCCGGAGATGAGGATCAGGGCCAAACTTCTTCCTGGTATGTACTGAGTGCGCTGGGGTTTTACAGTGTAACACCTGGTACTGATCAATATGTGATCGGCAGTCCGATGTTTAAGAAAACCACCATCAATCTTGAGAATGGAAAGCAATTTATTATAGAGGCTCCGGCAAACAGTCCGAAAAATGTATATATAAAATCTGCGACTTTAAATGGAAAGAGCTATACCGCTAATTTTATTCGCCACGGCGATATTCTAAAAGGAGGGGTATTGAAACTGGAAATGTCAGACCAGCCGGAACTGACACGAGGAATTGCCGAAGCAGACCAGCCATTTTCTTTAAGCAGTAAGGATATCGGAAAATAA
- a CDS encoding DUF4973 domain-containing protein: MKRGYILALIGCMLISACNKEWKDELFRKSVSFVNNGVVEVHVKYSAAGGSIPVKVPVIVSGSTENSGNVSVTINTDRDTLQNLNFERFRLRSDLYFNELPQEYYEFGSMSTTIPSGSNVGSFDLNLKLAGLDFSNKYILPVQIVSTSSLAIATGRGYKKSLMRIVPFNDYSGKYSIAGEVWDRSRPQNEQKPLTVPYRNAYVVDEKTVFFFAGVTEEEALDRREYKIKASFNAADKTVTLSAENPAIRFSQQRGTYTVKKEKDGVLPYLERTYTTVYLEYEYSDISNPAFPIDYRFVGSMVLERKRNTLIPDEDQQGTIIIP; this comes from the coding sequence ATGAAAAGAGGATATATATTGGCTTTAATCGGCTGCATGCTCATCAGTGCCTGTAATAAGGAGTGGAAGGATGAGTTATTCCGGAAATCGGTTTCATTTGTTAACAACGGCGTGGTGGAAGTCCATGTTAAATATAGCGCGGCGGGTGGCTCCATCCCGGTTAAAGTTCCTGTTATCGTAAGCGGATCGACAGAGAACAGCGGGAATGTTAGTGTGACGATAAATACGGATAGAGACACCCTTCAAAATCTTAATTTCGAGCGGTTCAGGCTGAGGAGTGATTTGTACTTCAATGAACTTCCTCAGGAGTATTATGAATTTGGGTCGATGAGCACCACCATCCCATCGGGTAGTAATGTAGGTTCATTCGACCTGAACCTGAAGCTGGCCGGACTGGATTTTAGTAATAAATACATTTTACCTGTGCAGATCGTCTCCACTTCCTCATTGGCTATTGCTACCGGCAGGGGATATAAAAAATCCCTGATGCGGATTGTACCATTTAATGACTATTCCGGGAAATACTCTATTGCCGGTGAGGTTTGGGATCGAAGTCGCCCTCAGAATGAGCAAAAGCCATTAACCGTACCTTATAGAAATGCCTATGTTGTAGATGAAAAGACGGTCTTCTTCTTCGCCGGTGTGACGGAAGAAGAAGCACTTGATCGTCGCGAATATAAAATAAAGGCATCCTTTAATGCAGCTGATAAGACCGTAACACTGAGCGCTGAGAATCCCGCAATCCGGTTTTCGCAGCAACGCGGCACCTATACGGTGAAGAAAGAAAAAGATGGTGTTCTTCCGTATCTGGAGAGAACCTATACTACCGTCTATCTGGAATATGAGTATAGTGACATTTCGAATCCGGCATTCCCAATTGACTACCGGTTTGTTGGGTCGATGGTACTGGAAAGAAAGAGAAATACCTTAATTCCTGATGAAGACCAACAGGGAACGATCATTATACCCTAA